A window of the Desulfovibrio sp. UIB00 genome harbors these coding sequences:
- a CDS encoding branched-chain amino acid ABC transporter permease has translation MQRILKAAIAALWFMLLTLPVLGIKLNVAAKTVVWRFDRIFALGAGIFVLALIWDWCFSRKASGMKIITLPKCLNLAEIIEAFRNRAGLRLGGLAALAVVLIGMPLVSSFYQTNIMISALLYVMLALGLNIVVGLAGQLVLGYVAFYAIGAYTYGLLHQYFGLGFWTCLPIGGFLTVLFGLGLGFPVLRLRGDYLAIVTLGFGEIVRLTLQNWNTVTGGPRGVSDIPRPAFFGMNMDITQSTTYIYYLVLAAVVVTIVVITRLKNSRVGLALQALREDEIACEAMGVDITRVKLSAFALGSCWAGFAGVIFAAKTTYINPSSFTFMESAMILSMVVLGGMGSIAGVVIAALILILAPEYLRAFSDYRMLLFGAIMVIMMLFRPQGLISGERRRYRISNLHGAEGGR, from the coding sequence ATGCAGCGCATACTTAAAGCCGCCATCGCCGCCCTGTGGTTCATGCTCCTCACCCTGCCGGTGCTGGGCATCAAGCTGAACGTGGCGGCAAAAACCGTTGTTTGGCGTTTTGACCGTATCTTCGCTCTGGGCGCAGGCATATTTGTACTTGCCCTTATCTGGGACTGGTGCTTCAGCCGCAAGGCATCGGGCATGAAGATCATCACCCTGCCCAAATGCCTCAACCTGGCAGAAATCATCGAAGCATTCAGAAATCGCGCTGGCCTCCGCCTTGGCGGGCTTGCCGCGCTGGCCGTTGTGCTCATCGGCATGCCTCTGGTCAGTTCCTTCTATCAGACCAACATCATGATCTCCGCTCTGCTGTATGTCATGCTCGCGCTGGGCCTGAACATCGTCGTGGGGCTGGCGGGCCAGCTTGTGCTTGGCTACGTGGCTTTTTACGCCATTGGCGCGTACACGTACGGCCTGCTGCACCAGTACTTCGGCCTGGGTTTCTGGACCTGCCTGCCCATCGGCGGTTTCCTTACAGTCCTTTTCGGCCTGGGTCTGGGCTTTCCCGTGCTGCGGCTGCGTGGCGACTACCTCGCCATCGTGACCCTGGGTTTTGGCGAAATCGTGCGCCTCACGCTGCAAAACTGGAACACCGTCACCGGCGGCCCGCGCGGCGTCAGCGATATTCCCCGCCCTGCCTTTTTTGGCATGAACATGGACATCACCCAGTCCACCACCTACATCTACTATCTGGTGCTGGCCGCAGTGGTGGTTACCATTGTGGTTATCACCCGGCTCAAGAATTCGCGCGTGGGGCTGGCCCTGCAAGCCCTGCGGGAAGACGAAATAGCCTGCGAGGCCATGGGCGTGGACATCACGCGGGTGAAGCTTTCGGCCTTTGCGCTCGGCTCCTGCTGGGCTGGCTTTGCCGGGGTAATCTTTGCCGCCAAGACCACCTATATCAATCCCTCCAGCTTCACCTTCATGGAATCAGCCATGATTCTTTCCATGGTGGTGCTGGGCGGTATGGGTTCCATTGCGGGCGTGGTCATTGCAGCGCTGATTCTCATTCTTGCCCCGGAATATCTGCGGGCTTTCTCTGACTACCGCATGCTGCTTTTCGGAGCGATCATGGTGATTATGATGCTCTTCCGGCCACAGGGCCTCATCAGCGGCGAACGACGCCGCTACCGCATCAGCAACCTGCACGGTGCTGAAGGAGGCCGCTGA
- a CDS encoding ABC transporter ATP-binding protein — MKPVLEVKDLSQDFGGLRALNELSLTVNSGEIVALIGPNGAGKTTFFNCVTGIYTPTEGQMFLHDASGDKQLLNGKKPHLITAMGMARTFQNIRLFSEMTVLENVMIGRHCRTKAGIFGAIVRDGRTRREEQDCIDRSYELLELVKLQEFWNETANNLPYGAQRRLEIARAMATEPRMLLLDEPAAGMNPQETNELKELVCSIRDNQQISILLIEHDMGMVMSLSDRIYVMEYGSCIATGTPAEIRTNPRVIKAYLGESDA, encoded by the coding sequence ATGAAACCGGTGCTGGAAGTAAAGGATCTTTCTCAGGATTTTGGCGGACTCCGCGCGCTTAACGAGCTTTCGCTCACCGTGAACAGCGGCGAGATTGTTGCCCTTATCGGCCCCAATGGCGCGGGCAAGACCACGTTTTTCAACTGCGTGACCGGCATCTACACCCCCACAGAGGGGCAGATGTTTCTGCACGACGCCTCGGGCGACAAGCAACTGCTTAACGGCAAAAAACCCCACCTCATCACGGCCATGGGCATGGCCCGCACGTTCCAGAACATTCGCCTTTTCAGCGAAATGACCGTGCTTGAAAACGTGATGATCGGTCGCCACTGCCGCACCAAGGCGGGCATTTTTGGCGCGATCGTGCGCGATGGCCGCACCCGCCGTGAAGAGCAGGACTGCATTGACCGCAGCTATGAACTTCTGGAACTGGTGAAACTTCAGGAGTTCTGGAACGAAACGGCTAACAACCTGCCCTACGGCGCGCAGAGGCGGCTTGAAATCGCCCGCGCCATGGCGACCGAGCCGCGCATGCTGCTGCTGGACGAACCCGCAGCGGGCATGAACCCCCAGGAAACCAACGAACTCAAGGAGCTGGTCTGCTCCATACGCGACAACCAGCAGATCTCCATCCTGCTTATCGAGCACGATATGGGCATGGTCATGTCGCTTTCCGACCGCATCTACGTCATGGAATACGGCTCCTGCATCGCCACAGGCACCCCCGCTGAAATCCGCACCAACCCCCGCGTCATCAAGGCCTATCTGGGAGAAAGCGATGCTTGA
- a CDS encoding ABC transporter ATP-binding protein, with product MLELRNVDTYYGNIQALRDISLNIEEGEIVTLIGANGAGKSTTLMTICGINRPRKGEILWYGKPIHQLPPHEIVTLGISQVPEGRLIFPDLSVSENLDLGAFLRRDPAGVKDDLDYVFSLFPILSERRKQAGGTLSGGEQQMLAISRALMGRPKLLLLDEPSLGLAPIIIQQIFSIIQKVNSNGTTVFLVEQNANQALRIANHGYVMENGRIVMHDTAANLLTSEEVRTAYLGM from the coding sequence ATGCTTGAGCTGCGTAACGTAGACACCTATTACGGCAACATTCAGGCCCTGCGCGATATTTCGCTGAATATTGAAGAAGGCGAAATTGTCACCCTGATCGGGGCCAACGGCGCGGGCAAGTCCACCACGCTCATGACCATCTGCGGCATCAACCGCCCCAGAAAAGGCGAGATACTCTGGTACGGCAAGCCCATTCATCAGTTGCCCCCGCACGAAATTGTGACCTTGGGTATTTCCCAGGTACCGGAAGGCCGCCTGATTTTCCCTGATCTGAGCGTCAGCGAAAATCTCGACCTCGGCGCATTTTTGCGGCGTGATCCGGCAGGCGTAAAGGACGATCTGGACTACGTGTTCAGCCTTTTTCCCATTTTGTCCGAGCGCCGCAAGCAGGCGGGCGGGACGCTTTCCGGCGGTGAACAGCAGATGCTTGCCATCAGCCGCGCCCTCATGGGCCGCCCCAAGCTGCTGTTGCTGGACGAGCCTTCTCTGGGCCTCGCCCCCATCATCATCCAGCAGATCTTTTCCATCATCCAGAAGGTCAATTCCAACGGCACCACTGTCTTTCTGGTGGAGCAGAACGCCAACCAGGCCCTGCGCATCGCCAACCACGGATATGTTATGGAAAATGGCCGCATAGTCATGCACGACACAGCCGCCAACCTGCTCACCAGCGAAGAAGTGCGCACTGCCTATCTGGGCATGTAG
- a CDS encoding ribonuclease J gives MNEPYLNITPLGGLGEIGLNCQLWETSGGVVMVDCGLMFPDDAHLGVDVVIPHFGAVSGIKDKLLGIVLTHGHEDHIGALPWIVPEIKGTRIYGSRFTLALVEHKLREREILDWVELCPVDINTVLPLGDLTFHFFPVCHSIPEGFGLGVETPVGRVVHSGDFKIDPHPLDTTGTDLNLFRNFAGPEGARLLLSDSTNIVREGRSLTEREVKDSLDKIFAKAEGRIVITLFSSHIQRIQEVFDLAREHGRTVVISGKSLANNIEMARDLGIAKLPPSFFNAHNGVPDLPDDQIVLVVTGAQGEPLSALSRMVLGGHRQLEIRKGDTVVMSSRMIPGNAKAISRLINEMYRIGAEVLYESVHAIHASGHGQREELRDMLEAVRPTLFVPVHGEYQHLVKHGRLAVECGVEQDNVILLEDGLPLTLLKDSFRLEQRVPVECTLVDGKGVGDVGYAVLKERRILGDEGMVIVVLVVDSETGSILHGPEMISKGFVFEQHYSHLLEDAKCLVLDEIEAVRPGQLGRLQEGIRSSLRRFFRRVLERDPVVVPIISEV, from the coding sequence ATGAATGAACCTTATTTGAACATTACCCCCCTCGGGGGGCTGGGAGAGATCGGCCTCAACTGCCAGCTGTGGGAAACCTCCGGCGGTGTGGTGATGGTTGATTGCGGCCTCATGTTTCCTGACGACGCCCACCTTGGCGTGGACGTTGTCATTCCGCACTTTGGCGCGGTCAGCGGCATCAAGGACAAGCTGCTCGGCATTGTGCTGACGCACGGGCATGAGGATCACATTGGTGCGCTGCCCTGGATTGTGCCTGAAATCAAGGGAACCCGCATCTATGGCTCACGCTTTACCCTGGCGCTTGTGGAACACAAGCTCAGGGAACGGGAAATTCTGGATTGGGTGGAGCTGTGCCCCGTTGATATCAATACCGTGCTGCCCCTGGGCGACCTGACCTTTCATTTCTTCCCCGTCTGTCACTCCATTCCCGAAGGCTTTGGCTTGGGCGTAGAAACGCCTGTGGGCCGTGTGGTGCACAGCGGCGATTTCAAGATTGACCCGCATCCCCTGGACACCACAGGCACTGACCTGAATCTTTTCCGCAACTTTGCCGGGCCGGAAGGCGCGCGGCTGCTGCTTTCGGATTCCACCAACATCGTGCGCGAGGGGCGTTCCCTCACGGAGCGCGAGGTCAAGGACTCGCTGGACAAAATATTTGCCAAGGCCGAAGGGCGCATCGTCATCACGCTGTTTTCCAGCCATATTCAGCGTATTCAGGAAGTTTTTGACCTTGCGCGCGAGCATGGGCGCACGGTGGTCATCAGCGGCAAGTCGCTGGCGAACAATATTGAAATGGCCCGGGATCTTGGCATTGCCAAGCTGCCGCCTTCGTTTTTCAACGCGCACAACGGCGTACCCGACCTGCCGGATGACCAGATTGTGCTGGTGGTGACAGGCGCGCAGGGCGAACCGCTCTCCGCCCTGTCGCGCATGGTGCTTGGCGGCCACAGACAGCTGGAGATCCGCAAGGGCGACACCGTGGTCATGAGTTCGCGCATGATCCCCGGCAATGCCAAGGCTATCTCCCGGTTGATCAACGAAATGTACCGTATCGGCGCGGAAGTGCTGTACGAAAGCGTGCACGCCATCCATGCATCGGGCCACGGCCAGCGCGAAGAACTGCGCGACATGCTTGAAGCCGTGCGGCCCACGCTGTTTGTACCTGTGCACGGTGAGTACCAGCATTTGGTCAAGCATGGCCGTCTTGCTGTTGAATGCGGCGTGGAGCAGGACAATGTCATCTTGCTGGAAGATGGCCTGCCCCTTACCCTGCTCAAAGATTCCTTCCGTCTGGAACAGCGCGTTCCTGTCGAGTGTACGCTCGTGGACGGCAAGGGCGTGGGCGATGTGGGCTATGCCGTGCTTAAGGAGCGCCGCATTCTGGGTGATGAGGGCATGGTCATTGTGGTGCTGGTGGTTGATTCAGAAACCGGCAGCATACTGCACGGTCCGGAAATGATCTCTAAAGGCTTTGTGTTCGAGCAGCACTACAGTCATTTGCTGGAAGACGCCAAGTGCCTGGTGCTGGACGAAATTGAAGCGGTCCGCCCCGGTCAGCTTGGACGCTTGCAGGAAGGCATTCGTTCTTCGCTGCGGCGCTTCTTCCGCCGTGTGCTGGAGCGTGACCCCGTGGTCGTGCCCATCATCAGCGAAGTCTAG
- a CDS encoding TolC family protein — protein MKRIPELGLVFLVVGALAGPVCSNAAFADSSVAARPSGSAAVPVFSGRTLPSGKDNALPSGAVSMPDAVDRALRHNPSLGSQEAQGQSSEEARKSARGAFGPKLGTTYSASKQERKTSPALPSSSRPAEKGTYTWAVEISQPVFQGFQLLANYQKAALQADSDKASVRNAELSMTENVQTQFLNYLRYEESVRSQRDALARLQDQLRITTAFFGVGLRPRLDVLQAEVDVRQAENTLIQVENSRDTSLAKLNTLLGLPATAKIKFTGTLAHVPFTRSLEQCLEAAYRQRPDLYMAARSVEIAGKSQQAVQSAYYPQVEAYYNVSQSGNSLDLQEKGDRGSRSSVWEVGARATWDVFQWGTTYYADKEAGWLVTKMRYAEEDLKLSVGYDIKSKLLAVQEAAKRITVAEKGVEQSTEAYNVALARYQEQVGTNFDVLDASSKLTTAQATLTGAKADYLTALAQLYVAMGEFHPDLMRR, from the coding sequence ATGAAACGCATTCCTGAACTGGGCCTCGTGTTTCTTGTTGTTGGTGCGCTTGCTGGGCCTGTGTGCAGCAACGCCGCGTTTGCCGATTCTTCTGTTGCAGCGCGCCCCTCGGGCAGCGCCGCCGTGCCCGTTTTTAGCGGAAGAACCTTGCCTTCGGGCAAGGACAATGCTTTGCCTTCCGGGGCAGTTTCCATGCCCGATGCTGTGGATCGCGCTTTGCGGCATAATCCGAGCCTTGGTTCGCAAGAGGCGCAGGGGCAGTCTTCTGAAGAGGCGCGCAAATCTGCGCGCGGGGCTTTTGGGCCCAAGCTTGGCACAACGTATTCCGCCTCCAAGCAGGAAAGAAAAACATCGCCCGCCTTGCCCAGCAGTAGCAGACCAGCGGAAAAAGGCACCTACACTTGGGCCGTTGAAATTTCTCAGCCCGTGTTTCAAGGGTTTCAGCTCCTGGCCAACTATCAGAAAGCGGCCCTTCAGGCTGACAGCGATAAAGCCTCTGTGCGTAATGCCGAACTGTCCATGACAGAAAACGTTCAGACCCAGTTTCTGAATTATCTGCGGTACGAAGAAAGTGTGCGCAGCCAGCGCGATGCTCTGGCCCGGTTGCAGGATCAGTTGCGCATCACCACTGCCTTTTTTGGTGTGGGGCTTCGCCCCCGGCTGGATGTGCTCCAGGCAGAGGTGGACGTGCGTCAGGCCGAGAATACCTTGATTCAGGTCGAAAACAGCCGCGACACGAGCCTTGCCAAGCTGAATACTCTGCTGGGGCTGCCCGCCACGGCCAAGATCAAGTTTACCGGCACGCTTGCCCATGTGCCCTTTACCCGTTCACTGGAGCAGTGCCTTGAAGCGGCCTACCGCCAGCGGCCCGATCTCTACATGGCGGCGCGTTCGGTAGAAATCGCGGGCAAATCGCAGCAGGCCGTGCAGAGCGCCTATTATCCGCAGGTGGAAGCCTATTACAATGTTTCGCAGAGCGGTAATTCGCTTGATCTGCAGGAAAAGGGCGACCGGGGTTCACGCAGCTCCGTCTGGGAAGTGGGCGCCCGTGCCACCTGGGACGTTTTTCAGTGGGGAACCACGTATTATGCCGACAAAGAGGCAGGCTGGCTGGTCACAAAGATGCGCTATGCCGAAGAAGACCTGAAACTCAGCGTTGGCTACGACATCAAGTCGAAACTGCTTGCCGTGCAGGAAGCCGCAAAACGGATAACCGTGGCGGAAAAGGGCGTGGAGCAGTCTACTGAGGCATACAATGTGGCATTGGCTCGTTATCAGGAGCAGGTGGGCACCAACTTTGACGTGCTGGACGCTTCGTCCAAGCTCACCACCGCTCAGGCGACGTTAACAGGAGCAAAAGCCGATTATCTGACCGCTCTGGCGCAATTATATGTGGCCATGGGCGAATTTCACCCTGATCTTATGCGGCGTTGA
- the tolQ gene encoding protein TolQ, whose amino-acid sequence MEFSFFSMIAQASLVAKAVLAFLVMMSIGSWGLMIQKFIGLSAANKKALSGTERFEKAANLREAVQSLGSDPTSPLYYIAHQGVLEFNRSKELGNSSEVVVDNVRRALRQGVGTELARLQSSLSILATCANTAPFIGLFGTVWGIMSSFHSIGMLKSASLATVAPGISEALVATAIGLAVAVPATIGFNIFMGKLSQVDTLLVNFAGVFLNRVQREINAHRPVQRTGATEM is encoded by the coding sequence ATGGAATTCAGTTTTTTTTCGATGATCGCCCAGGCAAGCCTGGTGGCCAAGGCGGTGCTGGCGTTTCTGGTCATGATGTCCATTGGGAGCTGGGGGCTGATGATCCAGAAATTCATCGGCTTGAGCGCAGCTAACAAAAAGGCTCTCAGCGGCACGGAAAGGTTCGAGAAGGCGGCCAATCTGCGCGAAGCCGTGCAGTCCTTGGGTTCCGACCCAACTTCCCCGCTGTACTACATCGCCCACCAGGGCGTTCTTGAATTCAACCGTTCCAAAGAACTTGGCAACAGCAGTGAAGTAGTGGTCGACAACGTTCGCCGCGCACTGCGTCAGGGTGTGGGCACGGAACTGGCCCGGCTGCAAAGCTCGCTGTCTATTCTGGCCACCTGCGCCAACACGGCCCCCTTTATCGGCCTGTTTGGCACGGTCTGGGGCATCATGAGCTCCTTCCACTCCATCGGCATGCTCAAGTCGGCCTCCCTGGCCACCGTTGCCCCCGGTATTTCGGAAGCTCTGGTTGCCACGGCCATCGGCCTGGCTGTGGCTGTTCCGGCCACCATCGGCTTCAATATCTTCATGGGCAAGCTTTCGCAGGTTGATACGCTGCTGGTGAACTTTGCCGGCGTGTTCCTCAACCGCGTCCAGCGCGAAATCAACGCCCACCGCCCCGTGCAGCGCACGGGTGCAACGGAGATGTAG
- a CDS encoding ExbD/TolR family protein: protein MGASVGGGNKFVSDINVTPFVDVMLVLLIIFMVATPMMSQGLDVDLPQTKQVEVLSTEADHMVLTVRNDGKMYLDEYPVDTMEDLEGYLQRLVKEKNKTLFLQADKAVPYGTVVEVMGHIKAVGIEKLGVIAEQPDDASPKGGKPARARK from the coding sequence ATGGGCGCTAGTGTTGGCGGCGGCAACAAGTTTGTTTCGGACATCAACGTCACGCCCTTTGTGGACGTCATGTTGGTGCTGCTGATCATCTTCATGGTGGCTACCCCCATGATGAGTCAGGGGCTGGACGTGGATCTGCCGCAGACCAAGCAGGTGGAAGTGCTTTCTACCGAGGCCGACCACATGGTGTTGACCGTGCGCAATGACGGCAAGATGTACCTTGACGAGTACCCCGTGGACACCATGGAAGACCTTGAGGGGTACTTGCAGCGTCTGGTCAAGGAAAAGAACAAGACGCTCTTTCTGCAGGCCGACAAGGCAGTGCCTTACGGCACCGTTGTGGAAGTCATGGGTCACATCAAGGCCGTAGGCATCGAAAAGCTCGGCGTGATCGCCGAACAGCCCGATGATGCCTCGCCCAAGGGCGGCAAGCCCGCACGCGCCCGAAAATAG
- the tolA gene encoding cell envelope integrity protein TolA translates to MRLASYVLSFCLHAAIFLLIWFWPSSPPIKLDTPPVMISLVEGATGGNRTPSPILGHMGQPGDGPLAPTPPAPKAEVAAPERVEVKEPKPVPPQPKQDAAAVKKPEPKPEPKPQPKPEPKEEAKPIAQKKEDKPKPKEEPQKEAPKDQKKPEPPKADAKKDAKESKDAKSNVDPVAAALQQARKASSRADSGDRGNAVEQALAQAQRRAGGNRGGGGGEGAGPGGGGLGDVYMGQVMLAVRPNWGFTSASRLNLRCIINVKVDAQGKLLQNPVVTHSSGNAQFDASAASAIVRTANSGQFPPPPSADYGDLDLVFTLDELMGR, encoded by the coding sequence ATGCGCCTGGCCTCATACGTTCTTTCATTCTGCCTGCACGCAGCCATATTTTTGCTGATATGGTTCTGGCCCAGCAGCCCGCCCATCAAGCTGGACACGCCTCCAGTCATGATCAGTCTGGTTGAGGGCGCCACAGGCGGCAACCGCACCCCCTCGCCCATTCTCGGGCATATGGGGCAGCCCGGCGATGGCCCCCTTGCGCCTACGCCGCCCGCTCCCAAGGCAGAAGTGGCAGCGCCCGAGCGCGTTGAAGTCAAAGAGCCCAAACCTGTTCCGCCGCAGCCCAAGCAGGATGCAGCGGCTGTAAAAAAGCCCGAGCCCAAGCCCGAGCCGAAACCGCAGCCCAAGCCGGAACCCAAGGAAGAAGCTAAACCCATCGCGCAGAAAAAAGAAGACAAGCCCAAGCCCAAGGAAGAACCGCAGAAGGAAGCTCCCAAGGATCAGAAGAAGCCGGAGCCTCCCAAAGCGGACGCCAAGAAGGACGCCAAGGAATCCAAGGACGCCAAGTCCAACGTTGACCCTGTGGCAGCAGCCTTGCAACAGGCGCGCAAAGCCAGCTCGCGGGCTGATTCCGGCGACAGAGGCAATGCCGTGGAGCAGGCTCTTGCCCAGGCCCAGCGCCGCGCAGGCGGCAACAGGGGCGGCGGTGGCGGCGAAGGCGCCGGCCCTGGCGGCGGCGGCCTTGGCGATGTGTACATGGGACAGGTCATGCTGGCAGTACGGCCCAACTGGGGCTTTACCTCGGCCAGCCGCCTGAACCTGCGCTGCATCATCAACGTCAAGGTAGACGCCCAGGGAAAGCTGTTGCAGAATCCCGTAGTAACACACAGTTCGGGCAACGCGCAGTTTGACGCATCCGCAGCGAGCGCCATTGTGCGCACTGCCAATAGCGGCCAGTTCCCGCCTCCGCCTTCAGCGGACTACGGTGACCTTGATCTGGTGTTTACGCTTGACGAACTCATGGGCCGCTAA